A single region of the Acidobacteriota bacterium genome encodes:
- a CDS encoding serine hydrolase gives MLTVLLVTLLAGCADAGGNQTAAAAQEPTLGKSLVARGQEHELDTVRVPPPGDFIEHEAAGFAKVLCSAVFLTGLDFEDAWTQIGGFTSRHRYRDRLLGRRLDRENGQVHITTDSGVTRTAMLHGDQGCVALPKGEDAPFYETVPVTSTLDEDAPWPMGDALPDEPVPDDVDAEKLVAAVDAAFDPEAMTLAFVVLHRGRLIAERYREGIDKDTPLESWSMNKSLSATLMGVLIAQGEYTLDQLAPVDSWHEDPDDVRGTIRIQDILRMSSGLRCVNAGDPEYDEVAMGYPDHLYLYTGTVNSHLWATERPPQWPPNTIGRYRNCDPILTNHLVRLAVEGRGENYHQFPQKHLFDRIGVRRFVAEADPYGNFLLNGYGFGSGRTWARLGQLYLHDGVAPTGERVLPEGFVEFVSTPAPAWVADGRPIYGGFFWINNPPRGGSKRYPSLPNSAFSMQGAGGQSTIIVPSHEMVVVRLGLYEGSFGGRADASLQTALALLVEAIPVAVEE, from the coding sequence GTGCTGACAGTTCTCCTCGTCACGCTGCTCGCTGGCTGCGCCGACGCCGGCGGCAATCAGACCGCGGCCGCCGCCCAGGAACCGACGCTGGGTAAGAGCCTCGTGGCGCGTGGCCAGGAACACGAGCTGGACACCGTTCGCGTGCCGCCGCCCGGCGACTTCATCGAGCACGAAGCCGCCGGGTTCGCCAAGGTCCTGTGCTCGGCGGTGTTCCTGACCGGGCTCGACTTCGAGGACGCCTGGACACAGATCGGCGGTTTCACTTCCCGTCATCGGTACCGGGATCGGTTGCTTGGACGTCGGCTCGACCGAGAGAACGGGCAAGTCCACATCACCACCGACTCGGGCGTGACCCGGACGGCGATGCTCCACGGCGACCAGGGCTGCGTAGCCCTGCCGAAGGGAGAGGACGCGCCGTTCTACGAGACGGTTCCGGTCACGAGCACCTTGGACGAGGACGCTCCCTGGCCGATGGGCGACGCTCTGCCGGACGAGCCGGTCCCGGACGACGTGGACGCGGAGAAGCTGGTCGCAGCCGTAGACGCCGCCTTCGACCCGGAGGCGATGACCCTGGCGTTCGTGGTGCTCCATCGCGGCCGGCTCATTGCCGAGCGCTACCGCGAGGGGATCGACAAGGACACGCCCCTTGAGAGCTGGTCGATGAACAAGAGCCTGTCGGCGACGCTGATGGGCGTGCTGATCGCGCAGGGCGAGTACACGCTCGACCAGTTGGCGCCGGTCGATTCCTGGCACGAGGACCCGGACGACGTTCGCGGCACGATCCGCATCCAGGACATCCTCCGCATGTCGAGCGGCCTGCGCTGCGTGAACGCCGGGGACCCGGAGTACGACGAGGTGGCCATGGGCTATCCGGACCACCTCTACCTCTACACCGGCACGGTGAACTCCCACCTCTGGGCCACCGAACGGCCGCCGCAATGGCCGCCGAACACGATCGGCCGCTACCGGAACTGCGACCCGATCCTGACCAACCACCTGGTACGGCTGGCGGTCGAGGGCCGCGGCGAGAACTACCACCAGTTCCCCCAGAAGCACCTCTTCGACCGGATCGGCGTCCGGCGCTTCGTCGCCGAGGCGGATCCCTACGGCAACTTCCTGCTGAACGGCTACGGCTTCGGATCCGGCCGCACCTGGGCGCGGCTGGGCCAGCTCTACCTCCACGACGGCGTTGCGCCGACCGGGGAGCGCGTGCTGCCCGAGGGTTTCGTCGAGTTCGTCAGCACTCCCGCACCGGCCTGGGTCGCCGACGGCCGGCCGATCTACGGCGGCTTCTTCTGGATCAACAACCCGCCGCGCGGCGGCAGCAAGCGCTACCCGTCGCTGCCGAACAGCGCGTTCAGCATGCAGGGCGCCGGCGGCCAGAGCACGATCATCGTGCCGTCACACGAGATGGTGGTCGTCCGGCTCGGACTGTACGAGGGCTCGTTCGGCGGGCGTGCCGACGCCTCGCTGCAGACGGCGCTGGCGCTGCTGGTCGAGGCGATTCCAGTAGCCGTCGAGGAGTAG
- a CDS encoding M24 family metallopeptidase: MKPSLPVVSAVAFASLAASIAAQPSLSDDVRSRWETSCMIRHDKFDYVLPGAMRRNDIDMWIVIDRGRGTQPMTLDFAISTVNGQGFFIFTDRGGDRIERIQLGRENDLATECGAYDRFGRFEELRSIVEERDPQTIGLNYLAVPYRAEGLHVADGLTHTDFKFLASELGEKYAARFTSAQHLIADFRGERVAGEIVEFAKVGDLTRRLLERALSNEVITPGKTTHNDVARWLEQKLHDHDLLRGWFPTVYTHLPDGGEIGGTERVIQRGDVLQIDWGTGRNHFSTDIKRFAYVLREGETEPPAGVLNTFAESKKVQEIIRKHVRSGRTGREQLDELKQVIRDAGYIYTELEVAAQDAPGIEVNVGMHGAGNIGHEMAASLFEIYPERTKYVVRPNSIISLEYIVFMPAEEWEGNKIPINVEENALITERGIEWLHPPQSRVLVIR, from the coding sequence ATGAAGCCTTCGCTACCGGTGGTCTCCGCCGTGGCCTTCGCCTCCCTCGCCGCCAGCATCGCGGCCCAGCCCTCCCTGAGCGACGACGTGCGCTCGAGGTGGGAAACCTCCTGCATGATCCGGCACGACAAGTTCGACTACGTCTTGCCGGGCGCCATGCGCCGCAACGACATCGACATGTGGATCGTGATCGACCGGGGCCGCGGCACCCAGCCGATGACGCTCGACTTCGCCATCTCCACGGTCAATGGCCAGGGGTTCTTCATCTTCACCGACCGCGGCGGCGACCGCATCGAACGGATCCAGCTCGGCCGCGAGAACGATCTGGCCACGGAATGCGGCGCCTACGACCGGTTCGGACGGTTCGAAGAGCTGCGGTCGATCGTCGAGGAGCGCGATCCTCAGACCATCGGTCTCAACTACCTCGCGGTTCCCTACAGAGCCGAAGGCCTCCACGTCGCCGACGGACTCACGCACACGGACTTCAAGTTCCTCGCGAGCGAACTCGGCGAGAAGTACGCGGCCCGCTTCACCTCGGCCCAGCACCTGATCGCCGACTTTCGCGGAGAGCGGGTCGCCGGCGAGATCGTCGAATTCGCGAAGGTCGGCGACCTCACCCGGCGGCTCCTGGAGCGGGCGCTGTCCAACGAGGTCATCACCCCGGGCAAGACGACGCACAACGACGTCGCCCGCTGGCTGGAGCAGAAGCTGCACGACCACGACCTGCTGCGCGGCTGGTTTCCGACCGTCTACACCCACCTCCCGGACGGCGGCGAGATCGGCGGCACCGAGCGCGTGATCCAGCGCGGCGATGTCCTGCAGATCGACTGGGGCACCGGCCGCAACCACTTCTCCACGGACATCAAGCGCTTCGCCTACGTCCTGCGCGAAGGCGAGACCGAGCCGCCCGCGGGTGTGCTGAACACGTTCGCCGAATCGAAGAAAGTGCAGGAGATCATCCGCAAGCACGTCCGCTCGGGCCGCACCGGCCGCGAGCAGCTCGACGAACTGAAGCAGGTCATCCGGGACGCCGGCTACATCTACACCGAGCTGGAAGTGGCCGCCCAGGACGCCCCCGGCATCGAGGTCAACGTCGGCATGCACGGGGCCGGCAACATCGGCCACGAGATGGCCGCGAGCCTGTTCGAGATCTACCCGGAACGCACGAAGTACGTCGTCCGCCCCAACTCGATCATCTCGCTCGAGTACATCGTCTTCATGCCGGCGGAGGAATGGGAAGGCAACAAGATCCCGATCAACGTCGAGGAGAACGCCCTGATCACCGAACGCGGCATCGAGTGGCTGCATCCGCCGCAGTCGCGGGTGCTGGTGATTCGGTGA
- a CDS encoding ribbon-helix-helix domain-containing protein, which yields MHALSVKLPTELHAALASEAQRRNITRSALLREIVGEALDRVPTPATPSCAELASDLIGAVRSGRRDLATNPDLLEQAVVSDARRAADRRR from the coding sequence ATGCACGCACTCTCCGTCAAGCTGCCGACCGAGCTCCACGCTGCCCTGGCAAGCGAAGCGCAACGACGCAACATCACGCGGTCCGCTCTGCTGCGAGAGATCGTCGGGGAAGCGCTCGACCGCGTTCCGACGCCAGCGACGCCGAGTTGCGCCGAACTGGCTAGCGATCTGATTGGCGCCGTTCGAAGCGGCCGCCGCGACTTGGCGACGAATCCCGATCTTCTCGAGCAGGCTGTCGTCTCGGACGCTCGACGTGCCGCCGACCGTCGTCGCTGA
- a CDS encoding ATP-grasp domain-containing protein, with protein MSDNPTSSLLNEANDYYRRLLRPVFEGRRFVLPGNIAVGLGNVASELRGLGAARPFIVAGSRGTGTVPTEAEAALRVLDVRGTDPLDHNRNVQRALAHLPSEVQDAVDAWDPDVSASTLHTDPLAEPRPVAGRAAYAARPAAWTALEDKVVIDAFWDAVGVPRAPSRVVPAEYPALRAAADALDRGHGTVWAPDAREGTNAGAVALRWVRPGDDGRAASADLARIADRVRVMPFLEGIPASIHGVVFPDAVVAFRPVEMLVLRPATGDRLFYAGCSTWFDPKSEDRETMCELARRVGVALREHVGFRGSFGIDGVLAEEGFLPTELNPRLGAGMGTLAGALGGLPLILLCLAIADGERLDYRPDLLERAVIETADDHRVCGGGRTTERTLTDTGTFDLVADGDDYREAEASEDPEATLLFGPGPIGGFLRFTLNPDRHEPGAASAPQAARAFRLADRLLGTDFGDLVAARNVRP; from the coding sequence GTGAGCGACAACCCGACTTCGTCCCTGCTCAACGAAGCGAACGACTACTACAGGCGATTGCTGCGGCCCGTCTTCGAAGGCCGCAGATTCGTGCTGCCCGGCAACATCGCCGTCGGGCTCGGCAACGTGGCAAGCGAACTCCGCGGGCTCGGCGCAGCGCGGCCTTTCATCGTCGCGGGGAGCCGGGGCACGGGAACCGTACCCACCGAAGCCGAGGCGGCTCTGCGCGTGCTCGACGTTCGAGGCACGGATCCGCTGGACCACAACCGCAACGTCCAGCGCGCCCTGGCCCACCTGCCTTCCGAGGTACAGGACGCCGTCGACGCCTGGGATCCGGACGTTTCGGCGAGTACCCTGCACACCGACCCGCTCGCCGAACCCCGGCCGGTGGCCGGCCGGGCCGCCTATGCCGCACGGCCCGCGGCATGGACGGCCCTCGAAGACAAGGTCGTCATCGATGCCTTCTGGGACGCGGTCGGCGTACCGCGTGCACCGTCCCGGGTGGTTCCGGCCGAGTACCCGGCGCTTCGCGCCGCCGCCGACGCTCTGGACCGCGGCCACGGCACCGTCTGGGCGCCGGACGCCCGCGAAGGCACCAATGCCGGCGCCGTCGCCCTGCGCTGGGTCCGACCCGGCGACGACGGACGGGCGGCCTCCGCAGACCTGGCGCGGATCGCCGACCGCGTCCGCGTCATGCCCTTCCTGGAGGGGATTCCAGCGAGCATCCATGGCGTCGTGTTTCCGGACGCCGTCGTCGCCTTCCGACCCGTCGAGATGCTGGTCCTGCGGCCGGCGACCGGCGACCGCCTCTTCTACGCCGGCTGCTCGACCTGGTTCGATCCGAAATCCGAAGACCGCGAGACGATGTGCGAGCTCGCCCGCCGCGTCGGCGTCGCGTTGCGCGAGCACGTCGGCTTCCGCGGGTCGTTCGGCATCGACGGCGTCCTGGCCGAGGAGGGGTTCCTGCCCACCGAACTCAACCCGCGCCTCGGCGCCGGAATGGGCACCCTTGCCGGCGCACTCGGCGGCCTTCCGCTCATCCTCCTCTGCCTGGCCATCGCCGACGGCGAACGGCTCGACTACCGGCCGGACCTCCTCGAGCGCGCAGTGATCGAGACGGCCGACGACCACCGTGTCTGCGGCGGCGGCCGGACGACGGAACGGACGCTCACCGACACCGGCACCTTCGATCTGGTAGCGGACGGCGACGACTACCGCGAGGCCGAGGCGAGCGAAGACCCCGAAGCCACGCTCCTGTTCGGGCCCGGGCCCATAGGCGGGTTCCTGCGCTTCACGCTGAATCCCGACCGCCACGAACCGGGCGCGGCGTCCGCACCGCAAGCCGCGCGAGCCTTCCGCCTGGCGGATCGCCTGCTGGGCACGGACTTCGGCGATCTCGTGGCAGCACGAAACGTGAGGCCGTGA
- a CDS encoding type II toxin-antitoxin system prevent-host-death family antitoxin translates to MLVNMHEAKSQLSKLIVAAEAGDEVIIARRGKPAVRLVPVPSKTFRFGSLAHLVETVPDFDEATKE, encoded by the coding sequence ATGCTCGTCAACATGCACGAAGCCAAGTCCCAATTGTCGAAGCTCATCGTGGCGGCCGAAGCAGGCGACGAGGTGATCATCGCCCGCAGGGGCAAGCCCGCTGTGAGGCTGGTTCCCGTGCCGTCGAAGACGTTCCGTTTCGGCAGTCTGGCCCATCTGGTCGAGACCGTGCCCGACTTCGATGAAGCTACGAAGGAGTGA
- a CDS encoding DUF3604 domain-containing protein — protein MRSEPCRLLLPLLAFAVPAYAAQGEDGTPDGGVSGAAVTRTEDRPGCVDATPLRQALFGDLHVHTSFSFDAAANSTGATPADAYRFAKGEAIPFWPIGEDGRPTGSITIDRPLDFVAVTDHGEFLGERRLCRDPESPRYGSEFCTTFRSDQRVGMQMLGAVITTETPRRTEELCGEDGSLCREWAMSPWQEIIEAAEDAYDRTEACSFTTFVGYEYTGTPGISNYHRNVVFRSADVPELPVSYIDAPTDSLLWQRLDEVCGDGSARPGCDYLTIPHNSNLANGRMAPYRGLDGRLDARRAYAEKRLEREPIIEIFQHKGGSECINGLSSVFAEPDELCDVEAVRVLGREETVQSLLSGETTLRTEECPEGENGNQGMLGAGCVDRTDFVRSALVVGLEEEMETGLNPVKLGIIASTDTHTATPGAVAEEDWRGAVSVESTPEERLQPGLLTSGIDGNAGGLAGVWAVENSRDAIFEAMERREVFGTSGPRIRPRFFGGWGYSENLCDQTDLLEQAYAGGVPMGGDLPEAGDGAAPTFLAFAARDPADGAGLLQQLQLVKGWIDADGTGRTEVIPIAGSSDNGATVDAATGERSGEGHDSLCTVYRDETFDPGQHAYYYLRVVENPSLRWSWYDCRRLAPEDRPAVCSDGSYPETIQEMAWTSPIWYRPE, from the coding sequence ATGAGATCCGAGCCGTGCCGCCTGTTGCTACCGCTTCTTGCGTTCGCCGTCCCCGCCTACGCGGCACAGGGCGAAGACGGAACTCCGGACGGAGGCGTCTCTGGGGCCGCCGTCACTCGCACCGAAGATCGGCCCGGCTGCGTCGACGCCACACCGCTCCGCCAGGCGCTGTTCGGCGATCTCCATGTCCACACCAGCTTCTCGTTCGACGCGGCGGCCAACAGCACGGGCGCGACGCCGGCGGACGCCTACCGGTTCGCCAAGGGCGAGGCGATCCCGTTCTGGCCCATCGGCGAGGACGGCAGGCCTACGGGCAGCATCACGATCGACCGGCCGCTCGACTTCGTCGCGGTGACCGACCACGGCGAGTTCCTGGGCGAACGCCGCCTGTGCAGGGATCCGGAGTCGCCGCGCTACGGCTCGGAGTTCTGCACCACGTTCCGCTCGGACCAGCGCGTGGGGATGCAGATGCTCGGCGCCGTCATCACGACCGAGACGCCGCGCAGGACCGAGGAACTGTGCGGCGAGGACGGATCGCTCTGCCGCGAGTGGGCGATGAGCCCATGGCAGGAGATCATCGAAGCGGCCGAGGACGCCTACGACCGGACGGAGGCGTGCAGCTTCACCACCTTCGTGGGCTACGAGTACACCGGCACGCCGGGGATCTCGAACTACCACCGCAACGTCGTCTTCCGGAGCGCGGATGTGCCGGAGCTGCCGGTCTCGTACATCGACGCCCCGACGGACAGCCTGCTCTGGCAGCGGCTCGACGAGGTCTGCGGCGACGGGTCGGCGAGGCCCGGTTGCGACTACCTGACGATCCCGCACAACAGCAACCTCGCGAACGGCCGGATGGCGCCGTACCGGGGACTGGACGGAAGGCTGGACGCGCGCCGCGCGTACGCGGAGAAGCGGCTGGAACGGGAGCCGATCATCGAGATCTTCCAGCACAAGGGCGGATCCGAATGCATCAACGGCCTGTCCTCCGTGTTCGCCGAGCCGGACGAGCTCTGCGACGTGGAGGCGGTGCGGGTGCTGGGCCGCGAAGAGACGGTCCAGTCCCTGCTCTCGGGCGAAACCACGTTGCGCACCGAGGAGTGTCCGGAGGGCGAGAACGGCAACCAGGGCATGCTCGGGGCCGGTTGCGTGGACCGGACGGACTTCGTTCGCTCCGCGCTCGTCGTCGGCCTGGAGGAGGAGATGGAGACCGGGTTGAATCCGGTCAAGCTCGGCATCATCGCTTCGACCGACACACACACCGCGACCCCGGGGGCGGTGGCCGAAGAGGACTGGCGCGGCGCCGTTTCCGTCGAGTCGACGCCCGAGGAGCGCCTTCAGCCGGGTCTCCTGACCAGCGGCATCGACGGCAATGCCGGCGGTCTGGCCGGCGTCTGGGCGGTGGAGAACTCCCGTGACGCGATCTTCGAGGCGATGGAGCGCCGCGAGGTGTTCGGCACCTCGGGGCCGCGAATCCGCCCGCGGTTCTTCGGCGGCTGGGGCTACTCGGAGAACCTGTGCGACCAGACGGACCTGCTCGAACAGGCGTACGCCGGCGGCGTGCCGATGGGCGGCGACCTGCCGGAGGCCGGCGACGGCGCCGCGCCGACCTTCCTCGCCTTCGCCGCCCGCGACCCGGCGGACGGCGCCGGACTCCTGCAGCAGCTCCAGCTCGTCAAGGGCTGGATCGACGCCGACGGGACGGGCCGTACCGAGGTCATCCCGATCGCCGGATCGTCCGACAACGGGGCGACCGTCGACGCGGCGACCGGCGAGCGAAGCGGCGAAGGCCACGACAGCCTCTGCACCGTCTATCGCGACGAGACGTTCGATCCCGGCCAGCACGCTTACTACTATCTGCGGGTGGTCGAGAACCCCAGTCTGCGCTGGAGCTGGTACGACTGCCGGCGGCTCGCACCGGAAGACCGGCCGGCCGTGTGCTCGGACGGCTCCTACCCCGAGACGATCCAGGAGATGGCCTGGACGTCGCCGATCTGGTACCGGCCGGAGTAG
- a CDS encoding PIN domain-containing protein, with amino-acid sequence MPPTVVADTGPIVALLDADEAHHEWAREQFQTLAAPLLTCEAVLSEASFLLARVGEDPSLPVTLVERGVLNVTRVLAASEDVLAVGRLIRRYRNVPMSLADACLVRIVERSDQASVLTLDSDFRIYRQGDRRVIPVLTPS; translated from the coding sequence GTGCCGCCGACCGTCGTCGCTGATACCGGTCCGATCGTCGCGCTGCTCGACGCGGATGAAGCCCATCACGAGTGGGCCCGGGAACAGTTCCAAACGCTCGCGGCGCCACTGCTCACCTGTGAGGCAGTCCTCTCCGAAGCCTCCTTTCTCCTGGCGCGCGTCGGTGAGGATCCGAGCCTGCCGGTGACGCTCGTCGAACGAGGAGTACTGAACGTCACCCGAGTACTCGCGGCGTCAGAGGACGTTCTCGCCGTCGGTCGCCTGATCCGCCGCTACCGCAACGTGCCGATGTCCCTCGCCGACGCCTGCCTGGTGCGGATCGTGGAACGCTCGGACCAGGCTTCCGTGCTAACCCTCGACTCCGACTTCCGGATCTACCGGCAGGGCGACCGCCGCGTGATTCCCGTGCTCACTCCTTCGTAG
- a CDS encoding replication-associated recombination protein A, which yields MRPATFDEFVGQEHILAEDKVLRRSIEADRVPSLLFWGPPGSGKTTLARLIATTTRAHFEPVSAVSAGVADLRKAVKGANDLRSLYGRPTILFVDEIHRFNKAQQDVILPHVEDGTITFIGATTENPSFEVNAPLLSRCRVFTLHALDEDAMTGIVERALSDEDRGLGLLAPDLEPDAVAYLVNIANGDARVALNALEMAVVAAEPGQDGTRRIGVEEISDALQRRTPQYDKAGDSHYDTISAFIKSVRGSSPDGALYWLARMLEAGEDPLFIARRLVILAAEDIGLANPGALPVAVAAQQAVHFIGLPEGRIPLAEATVYLATSPKSNAAYVALGRATEDVRNAPHEPVPLHLRNAVTGLMRGMGYGRDYKYGHDFEGHFEEQEYLPPGLSGRRYYEPSDQGSEKAIAERLRRWWGDDD from the coding sequence ATGCGTCCGGCCACGTTCGACGAGTTCGTCGGCCAGGAGCACATCCTCGCCGAAGACAAGGTGCTGCGGCGTTCCATCGAGGCGGACCGCGTGCCGTCGCTCCTGTTCTGGGGTCCCCCCGGTTCCGGCAAGACGACCCTGGCGCGGCTGATCGCGACGACGACCCGCGCCCACTTCGAGCCGGTCAGCGCGGTGTCCGCCGGCGTCGCGGACCTGCGCAAGGCGGTCAAGGGCGCCAACGACCTCCGCTCGCTCTACGGCCGCCCGACGATCCTATTCGTCGACGAGATCCACCGCTTCAACAAGGCTCAGCAGGACGTCATCCTGCCCCACGTCGAGGACGGCACGATCACGTTCATCGGGGCGACGACGGAGAATCCGTCCTTCGAGGTCAACGCGCCGCTGCTTTCGCGCTGCCGCGTGTTCACGCTGCACGCCCTGGACGAAGACGCGATGACCGGCATCGTCGAGCGCGCGCTGTCGGACGAGGACCGCGGCCTCGGCCTGCTAGCCCCGGACCTGGAGCCGGACGCGGTGGCGTACCTCGTGAACATCGCGAACGGCGACGCCCGGGTCGCTCTGAACGCCCTGGAGATGGCGGTCGTCGCCGCCGAGCCGGGCCAGGACGGCACCCGCCGGATTGGTGTGGAGGAGATCTCGGACGCACTACAGCGCCGGACACCCCAGTACGACAAGGCCGGCGATAGCCACTACGACACGATCTCGGCGTTCATCAAGTCCGTCCGCGGCTCCTCGCCCGACGGCGCCCTCTACTGGCTGGCCCGGATGCTCGAGGCCGGTGAGGATCCGCTCTTCATCGCCCGCCGGTTGGTCATTCTGGCGGCCGAGGACATCGGGCTCGCCAACCCGGGCGCCCTGCCGGTCGCGGTTGCGGCCCAGCAGGCGGTCCACTTCATCGGCCTGCCCGAAGGCCGCATTCCGCTGGCCGAAGCGACCGTGTACCTGGCGACGTCGCCGAAGAGTAACGCCGCCTACGTGGCCCTGGGTCGGGCGACGGAGGACGTGCGGAACGCACCGCACGAACCGGTGCCGCTGCACCTTCGCAACGCGGTCACGGGGCTGATGCGCGGCATGGGCTACGGCAGGGACTACAAGTACGGCCACGACTTCGAAGGCCACTTCGAAGAGCAGGAGTACCTGCCGCCCGGCCTTTCCGGCCGCCGCTACTACGAGCCGTCCGACCAGGGCTCCGAGAAGGCGATCGCCGAACGTCTACGCCGCTGGTGGGGCGACGACGACTAG
- a CDS encoding M24 family metallopeptidase: protein MKPSLPVVSAVAFASLAASIAAQPSLSDDVRSRWETSCMIRHDKFDYVLPGAMRRNDIDMWIVIDRGRGTQPMTLDFAISTVNGQGFFIFTDRGGDRIERIQLGPETDLARECGAYDRFGRFEELRSIVEQRDPQTIGLNYLAVPYESEGLHIADGLTYTDFKFLTSELGEKYAARFTSAQHLIADFHGERVAGEIVEMAKIGDLTRRLLERALSNEVITPGKTTHNDVARWLEQKLHDHDLLRAWYPTVYSHRPDGSEIGGTERVIQRGDVLQIDWGAGRNNFSTDIKRFAYVLREGETEAPPGVLRTFAESKKVQEIIRKHVRSGRTGREQFDELKQLIRDAGYIYTELEEAAPDAPGIEVNVGMHAAGNIGHDMAASLFEIFPERTKYVVRPNSIISLEFIVFMPAEEWDGNKIPINVEENALITERGIEWLHPPQGRVLVIR from the coding sequence ATGAAGCCTTCGCTGCCGGTGGTCTCCGCCGTGGCCTTCGCCTCCCTCGCCGCCAGCATCGCGGCCCAGCCCTCCCTGAGCGACGACGTGCGCTCGAGGTGGGAAACCTCCTGCATGATCCGGCACGACAAGTTCGACTACGTCTTGCCGGGCGCCATGCGCCGCAACGACATCGACATGTGGATCGTGATCGACCGGGGCCGCGGCACCCAGCCGATGACGCTCGACTTCGCCATCTCCACGGTCAATGGCCAGGGGTTCTTCATCTTCACCGACCGCGGCGGCGACCGCATCGAACGGATCCAGCTCGGCCCCGAGACGGATCTCGCACGCGAATGCGGCGCCTATGACCGGTTCGGACGGTTCGAGGAGTTGCGGTCGATCGTCGAACAGCGCGATCCTCAGACCATCGGCCTGAACTATCTCGCGGTTCCGTACGAGAGCGAAGGCCTTCACATCGCGGACGGCCTCACGTACACCGACTTCAAGTTCCTCACGAGCGAACTGGGCGAGAAGTACGCGGCCCGCTTCACCTCGGCCCAGCACCTGATCGCGGACTTCCATGGCGAGCGGGTCGCCGGCGAGATCGTCGAGATGGCGAAGATCGGCGACCTCACCCGGCGGCTCCTCGAGAGAGCGCTTTCCAACGAGGTCATCACGCCGGGCAAGACGACGCACAACGATGTCGCGCGCTGGTTGGAGCAGAAGCTGCACGACCACGATCTGCTGCGCGCCTGGTACCCGACGGTCTACAGTCACCGTCCGGACGGCAGCGAGATCGGCGGCACGGAGAGGGTCATCCAGCGCGGCGATGTCCTGCAGATCGACTGGGGCGCCGGCCGCAACAACTTCTCGACGGACATCAAGCGCTTCGCCTACGTCCTGCGCGAGGGGGAGACCGAGGCGCCGCCCGGAGTGCTGAGAACGTTCGCCGAATCGAAGAAGGTGCAGGAGATCATCCGCAAGCACGTCCGCTCGGGCCGTACCGGCCGCGAGCAGTTCGACGAGCTGAAGCAGCTCATCCGGGACGCCGGCTACATCTACACCGAGCTCGAGGAGGCGGCCCCCGACGCGCCCGGCATCGAGGTCAACGTCGGCATGCACGCGGCCGGCAACATCGGTCACGACATGGCCGCCAGTCTGTTCGAGATCTTCCCCGAACGGACGAAGTACGTCGTCCGCCCCAACTCGATCATCTCGCTCGAGTTCATCGTCTTCATGCCGGCCGAGGAATGGGACGGCAACAAGATCCCGATCAACGTCGAGGAGAACGCGCTGATCACGGAACGCGGCATCGAGTGGCTCCATCCGCCGCAGGGGCGGGTGCTGGTGATTCGCTAG